In Sphingopyxis macrogoltabida, the sequence AGCAGCGCATGTCCCGCTGCAAACCAACCGAACATCAGCGCCAGCGCCGCCAGTAGCCGCAACGCCCTTCCCCTCGCGCGCCACTGCGCGAAAGCATCGGCCGCCCATGCTGCGGCGACACTGGCCAGCAGCACCGATGCTAATTGCGCCCAACCCGCAGAACCGGCGAGCGACAGCGACAGCAGGGCCTGCGCCGCCAATAGAATCGCCAGCGCCGTCAGGATGGTGCGCCGGCGCACCCTCGCCGCCTCGCGACGTTGCCACCAGGCGAGCAAGAGCATGGAAGGCGCCAGCAAGGGAATAGCCAGCGCCGGGTCGATGCGGCCAAGCCAATATTGCCCGCCCGCGATCCACGCGGGCATGAGCGCCAGCAGCGCGGTGGCCAGCGCGCGCAGCAACGGCCGGCGCGTGCGTAACGTCATTGTTTCGATTGGCGCGCCCGGGCGAGTGCAGGGTCGGGTTCGAGATCGGGAACCGTCGTCGCTGCCGGCGCCGAGGGTGCCGCCTGTGGCACCTTCACCGGCGTCAGCGCATTTTCATCCTTCGAAACCGGCTGGACGCCCAGTTCTTCGAGCGGCGCGCTACCACCGCTTTTCGTCTGCTCGCCCGGCATCTTCACGGTCGGGTCGATCGCCGCGCTCTGCGCCGCATTTTCGCGCGCACGGTCGCCGATCAGCCCCGCCATACCGACGAGCAGCAACACCGTCAGCACCCCGGCAATGCCGATCTGCAACCGCCGCATCGAGTCGTTGACGGGCGCAGAAGGCGCCACCGGCAACGCCTCGATCTTCGCTTTGGGTATGCCGCCGTTCATGCCGCCGCTTCCGTTTCAGCCAGGCCTTTGCTCGCCAGCCATTCGGGGTTGTAGAGCGTGGACAGGTAACGAAACCCGCTGTCGCAAAGGATGGTTGCAATGCGCTTGCCGGGGCCGAGTTGCCGCGCGAGCGCCATCGCCCCCGCAACATTGATCCCCGACGACAGGCCGAGGCACAGCCCCTCCTCGTCGAGCAACTGGCGCACGACCGCGAGCCCTTCGGCGTCGGAGATGCGGAACTGGGTGTCGATCGGCGCGCCTTCGAGATTGGCGGTGATGCGGTTCTGGCCGATTCCTTCGGCGACGCTCGTCCCTTCGGGCTTCAATTCGCCGCACTGGTAATAATTATACAGCCCGGCGCCATGCGGGTCGGTCAGCGCAATGGTGATCTTCTCATCCCTTGCCTTCAGACCCAGTCCTGTTCCCGCGATCGTGCCGCCGGTCCCCGCCGCGCAGGTGAAGCCGTCGATCCGGCCGTCCATCTGCGCCCAGATTTCCTCGGCGGTGCCGAAAATATGCGATTTGCGGTTGGCGATATTGTCGAACTGGTTCGCCCAGATCGCATTGTCGGTTTCCTCGGCGATGCGGCGCGAGGTGTGGACGAAATGACCGGGGTTGGCGAA encodes:
- a CDS encoding cysteine synthase A, whose translation is MTIAQNSLDLIGNTPLVLLKGPSEATGCEIWGKCEYANPGGSVKDRAALYIVRDAEANGSLRPGGTIVEGTAGNTGIGLALVANALGYKTIIVMPDNQSAEKMATIRALGAELVLVPPAPFANPGHFVHTSRRIAEETDNAIWANQFDNIANRKSHIFGTAEEIWAQMDGRIDGFTCAAGTGGTIAGTGLGLKARDEKITIALTDPHGAGLYNYYQCGELKPEGTSVAEGIGQNRITANLEGAPIDTQFRISDAEGLAVVRQLLDEEGLCLGLSSGINVAGAMALARQLGPGKRIATILCDSGFRYLSTLYNPEWLASKGLAETEAAA